Within the Taeniopygia guttata chromosome 15, bTaeGut7.mat, whole genome shotgun sequence genome, the region CGCTTCaagcagctgagccaggacCAGCTGACGATCCGGTACGGGAACGCCCCACATCAACCCCAGCCCCATGgcaaccccagccccacatccaccccagccccacatcaatcccagccccacatccaccccagccccacatcaatcccagccccacatcaaccccagccccacatccaccccagccccacatccacCCCAGCCCTACAtcaatcccagccccacatcaatcccagccccacggcaaccccagccccacatcgaccccagccccacatcacccccagccccacatcagCCCCAGCCCCATATCAATCCCAGCCCCCCaccaaccccagccccacatcacccccagccccacatccaccccagccccacatccaccccagccccacatcaatcccagccccacatcaaccccagccccacatcacccccagccccacatcaaccccagccccacatcgaccccagccccacatcaATTCCAGCCCCAtggcaatcccagccccacatcaatcccagccccacatccaccccagccccacatcaatcccagccccaaggcaatcccagccccacatcaatcccagccccaaggcaatcccagccccagagcaatcccagccccacatcaaccccagccccacatccaccccagccccacatcaATTCCAGCCCCACAGCAATCCCAGCCCTATTgcaatcccagccccacagcatcccagccccacaccaaccccagccccacatccaccccagccccacatcaatcccagccccacatcaaccccagccccacatccaccccagccccacatccaccccagccccacatcaATCCCAGCTCCACaccaaccccagccccacatcgaccccagccccacatcagtcccagccccacaccaaccccagccccacaccaaccccagccccacatcaaccccagccccacatcaatcccagccccatggcaaccccagccccatggcaatcccagccccacatcaaccccagccccacatcaatcccagccccagggcaatCCCAGTCCCActtcattcccatccccatcacCATTCCAGCCCCACTGCAATCCCAGTCCCACTGCAATCCCAGCCCAGTTACAATTCCAACCCCATGGCAATCCCAGCCCTATTgcaatcccagccccacagcatcccagccccactgccagggCCACCCCCAGCATGTCCCTTTCCCTGGGCTGCCCCAGGCTGCCAGTCCAGGTTGGGATTCTGAGTGTCCTTCCAGCCACCCCTGAGCCACCCCTGAGCCATCCCtgagccagctcctgcaggtggCCTTACAAACATTCCAAGGAAAACCACCCAGTGACACGGtggcctgggagcaggggcGCTCCTGACAAACATCTCATCACTGCCCAGCTTTACAAGCAGttttggggagggaagggggggtTGCAGttgctcctgtccctctcctccACTGGGAATTGGAGAGCTCCGAGCTCCCGCTGCTCTCTGCTCCCCGGGGTTATTTCTTGGCTCATTTGCTTTATAAATCCCGGAGAGCAAATGCCCAGCACGggctcagcacagagctgaggggaGGGTGGACAGCAGGATCTCCTTGCTGTGCCTTAGTGAGCCCTGCTCGAGgccctttccctgggaaaactcCAAAATCCGTGGCAGGTGGAGCCATGCAAAGGGCCCTGGGGTCATCCTAAGAGCTTCCCCAAGGCCCACCCTAGTGGGACCAGATCCCTGAGTGCAGACTTGCTCTCAgtctgaatggaagaaaaagggTTTTTATCCAAAACTCCTTTATTTCTCCATGATTGCTTTGGAAGGAAGGGTTGGGTGTCTCGGGGGAGagcttctccctcctcccacctccctcaggctctgagctctgtgtcccctctgcagCAAGGAGAACTTTGACAGCATTCCCGACCTGGAGTTCAACCCCATCAGGGGGAAAATCGTCCACGCCTTTTTTGACAAGCGGTGAGAACCCCCCAGCACCCCGGGAGGGAGGATTTATCCTCTGGAaatgggatggggctgggcaaGGACCTTCCCCCTAAGGGCTGGGGTGGAACCAGgtggaaaataaacatttaagcTGAATTTTGGGGACGAAGCAGAGCTTTGCTGGGGGCGTGGTGATGCTGTGGGGGCTCCCCATCACCGAGGGCTCCGGCACCCCCAGGAACCTGCGGCAGGAGTCGGACGGGCTGGCGGACGAGATCAACTTCGAGGATTTCCTGACCATCATGTCCTACTTCAGACCCATCGAGATGAACATGGacgaggagcagctggagcgcTTCCGGAAGGAGAAGCTGAAATGTGAGGCTGTCCCCgagcctgggctgtggggctggtgggaaggggctgccctgACCCTGCCACCCCCCATCCCTCACAGTCCTGTTCCACATGTACGACTCGGACCACGACGGGAAGATCACGCTGCAGGAGTACAGAAATGTAAGGGgggcccctcctgccccacgcCCACCCCCAGGCCTGCCTGACCCTGTGCCTTGCAGGTGGtggaggagctgctctcagggaACCCCCACCTGGAGAAGGAGTCGGCTCGATCCATCGCCGACGGGGCCATGATGGAGGCAGCCAGCATCTGTGTGGGGCAAATGGTGGGAGCCtgtgtgtcggaatctgtgggtattggtgattctgagattgtaaaagtctctgtctgtcagccccgctgccaaagcagaagccataattggtctgtgctgtttcaagggtgtttattctgtttatctctaacatgttctgctgccctgccgcagctctgtcctgcagggcagcgtgtggggctctgccctcagtgggatggtacaaacattaaataccacaaactacctgtgctggatttacaataacgtgccaatatctgtcacctacgttggacagtgtgtccccagcctaaaccaacagaaaaatgccaacaccacggtgaaacatggagggcatgaagaaggagaaaaaggacaagacacacccaatttcctccatcttgtcccctctgaacccctaatctagaatcctaaaattttactttttcaccCGTGCCacatttaattattactgatatcaaacactcagagtttgtaattcatcctgtaagattgaaaactcttttccatggacagagatcacagccagtgtctctgggggctctgtccaggggggttcctgacccctgccagggtcccagggcagccagagggaagccctgggttcccacacctgtgctgggagccgcttccctgctctgcaggggcTCTGCTGGCCCCAAAAACGGGGCTGAAGGTGTCTCTGCTTCCCAGGTCGTCTCCCTGTGTTTGTCTGGAGGGGttttttgcaggcagcagctTCCAGGGTGATGTTTTCTCATGAGCATCCCATAAACCCCCATCCTTCCTGCTTGTGGAAAGGGCTGCTCCTCTCAGCCGTGGGGCTTTGGGAAGCAATTTGGGGCTGGCCGTGGGGTTCGGGGCAGGAACCCGTGGGAGATGTGGCCCTGGCCGCCCCTCCCCATCACCCTGGGGCAGCTGCAATGTTTCCTCTCCCCGCGCAGGGCCCGGACCAGGTGTACGAGGGCATCACCTTCGAGGATTTCCTTAAGGTCGGTGGCAGCTCCGCCGTGTGCCCGGCAGGAggggccggggcgggcagggcaggagcgggggtggccccggccccgctcagCCCCGGCCCCCGGCAGATGTGGCAGGGCATCGACATCGAGACCAAGATGCACGTCCGCTTCCTCAACGTGGACACCATCGCTCACTGCtactgaggaggaggaggaggaggaggaggaaaaggaggaggaggaggaggaggaggaggatgacccagcagcagctccatgtcctgtgACCCAGCCCCACGGTTCGTGCGCCTGTTCCACGCTGGGGCTGCCCTCTAGAAACATCAGAGGCTTTTATCTGTAATAAaagatatttctctttttagtCCTCGCTGAGAAATTCTCCGCCCGTCAGGATGGGGGtgcagaggggcagggatgggggtgcagggatgggggtgcagaggggcagggatgggggtgcaggggggcagggatggggatgcaggggggcagggatggggatgcagaggggcagggatggggatgtaggggggcagggatggggatgaagaagggcagggatgggggtgcagaggggcagggatggggatgcaggggggcagggatgggagtgcaggggggcagggatgggggtgcagaggggcggggatggggatgaagaagggcagggatgggggtgcaggggggcagggatgggggtgcagaggggcagggatgggggtgcagaggggcagggatggggtgcaggggggcagggatgggggtgcagaggggcaggagctgaaggcagcaccCGCGGCACCCTCAGGGACTCCACGTCCCGCTCTGCATCCTGCAGGGAAGGCGCTGGCAGCCGCACAAGGAATattcccagttcaatcccaAACCATCCCCCGCGGCCAGAGGCGGGCAGAAGGAGCcccgagcagcagcagggacgCGGGGACGTGGGCTCCTGGCAAGCAGGTGGCTTCTGCCCCCACATGTTCCCGCTAGAACAAGCGCCGCACCGGGGGCTGTTTGCCGGCCTTAGTGACTGCAGGGCTCCTTCTGTCTCTAAGGCAGCCTGAGCTGGCgggaggcaggcaggggagAAAGGGCAACGGCTATTTTTAGGAAAGCAAGGGCAGATTTATTTGTTTGATCACaaagcaggaggggctgggagcggCAGAGCCCGCAGGTGAGGAGGCGATGGGCACGGAACCAGCCGGCAGCAGCACCCCCTCCTATTTTCCCGCATTACTGGGGGTCTCTGCTCTGCACCCCCACACCCAGGGCGCATTTAGGGCTTCCGACCCCTCCGAAGTGCCCCTGTCCGTTCGGAGCATCCCCCGGAGCCGCGGCCGGGGGAAGGACCAGCGCTGCCCCCCAGGTCCTGGCCCGCAGGGACCGCCCGGGGATGGAGCCGGTCCCGTGTCCCCCCGGGAATGTCccccgggctgggccgggctgggagggagggcgcgatggggatggagctgcgGCTCTCCCGGAGGAGCCTTCGGGCCCTGCCGGGCTCCTGGTGCTgccccccagcctgggctgcgATTGCGGGGCTCCGGGTTCCCTCCGGCTCTCCTCGGGCCCCTCTGGGCACCCCCATGGCCCCGGCAagtcctccttctcctcctcctcctcctgagcttctcctcctcctcctgaacttctccttctcctcctgaaCTTCTTCTCCTgaactcctcctcctcctcctgagcttctccttctcctcctgagcttctcctcctcctcctgagcttctcctcctcctcctgaacttctcatcctcctcctgaacttgtccttctcctcctgaacttctcctcctcctcctgaacttctcctcctcctcctcctcctgaacttctccttctcctgaacttctcctcctcctcctgaacttctccttctcctcctgaaCTTCTCCTCCTCATTCTCCTGaacttctcctcctcctcctgaacttctcctcctcctcctcctcctgaacttctccttctcctcctgagcttctccttctcctcctgaacttctcttcctcctcctgagcttctcctcctcctcctgaacttctcctcctcctcctcctgaacttctcctcctcctcctgaatttctcctcctcctcctgaacttctcctcctcctcctcctcctgaatttctcctcctcctcctgagcttctcctcctcctcctgagcttctcctcctcctcctcctcctgaacttctcctcctcctcctcctcctgaatttctcctcctcctcctgaacttctccttctcctcctgaacttctcctcctcctcctcctgagcttctccttctcctgaaCTTCTTCTCCTgaactcctcctcctcctgaacttctcttcctcctcctcctgaacttctcctccttctcctcctgaacttctccttctcctcctgagcttctccttctcctgaacttctcctcctcctcctgagcttctcctcctcctcctcctgaacttcttctcctcctgaacttctccttctcctcctgaacttcttctcctcctgaacttctccttctcctcctgaacttctcctcctcctcctgaacttctcctcctcctcctgagcttctcctcctcctcctcctgaacttctcctcctcctcctgagcttctccttctcctcctgatctacttctcctcctcctgagcttctcctcctcctcctgagcttctccttctcctcctgaacttctcctcctcctcctgaacttctccttctcctcctgaaCTTCTCCTCCTGaacttctcctcctccttctgaacttctccttctcctcctgaacttctccttctcctcctgaacttctccttctcctcctgaaCTTCTCCTTCTgaatttctcttccttctcctgaacttcttctcctcctcctgaaCTTCTTCTTctcatcctcctccttctcccgaacttctcctcctcctcctcctcccccgcCCTGTGCCGGCCCCTCAGCGCTCCCTCCCCACCCCGTGCACTCGAGGAACGACATccagctcccccaaatcccaacttTCCGCAGCCAAGCCaggctcctttccctgttttcccacTAAAACTTCCGCCCCACTCCCGAATCCAGCTGCCCGCTCCCTGCTCCCATCACGGTCCTGGCTGCTGCAAGgtcctgtgctgctcccagccggGGCTGCAGGGGTTAACACCGCGGGGCTCCCCCTCCACACCCCGATTTCCCCGGAGGAACCACCCGGCAGGATCCGCACCAGCACGGGCCGGGAAGGGGAGACCAGGAGGAGTGAAGAGGATGGATGAGAGGATAATTGTTATCCCTTGAGTTAATTAGCTGCCCGCGGTATTCTGAGCTGCAAGGAAAGCGAGGGAGGTTGggaagcagaggcaggagccaACACAAGCGGCTGCAGCGTTTTCCCTTTGCTTGTGTTGGGAATTCCCTGTGGAAACGGGAgtggagagcaggaggaggctggagagggcaggagggagggagccgGGAGTGGAGCCTGGTACCAGCCCAGCAAAGGGATGGAGCATCACGTTACACACGGCAAAGCCCAGCGAAACGAGGATAATCATCCCGAAAATCACAGGGAAAGCTGGCAAGGGCAAAGCTCCTGCACAGCAAAATCCTGCAAAGCCCAGAGCGTTCATAAAGGAAAATGGTTCTGTCGTGGGGCCAGGATGCGGCTCAGAGCTCCGTGGCACATCCCagccgtgggcagcagggggtAATTGGGAAATTGAAGCTGCCTTCCAACCCGCTGGAAAACTCCAGGGAGGCTGACAAAGGCTGGGCAGCtcagagagagcagcagctctgggattgAGGAGAGGGGGGCTGGGTGAGCCCAGGAGTGCAGGGCAGGGACCTGGGCAGGTGTTGGCACAGAGGTTGGCACAGACTGACCCTCTCCCCCCGTCCATCAGCCACACTGCAGCTTGGGATGGCAGCAGAGACCCAACGAGGGGACACCGGgccaggaagggagggagggaggagcaggaggcagcacagaccccacagccatggagccagggcagccacCTGCAGCTGGTATTTTTaagctggattttggggagttcCTCCTTCCTTTGAGTGGCTGAGGCAGGGGTGACAGAGGGAaccccctcctgcagctctgccatgaaCAGGAATTTGGTCCAGAGGCTGCAGGTCCACGGTTCTGGATGAAAATGTGCCAGATAAATCCTGACCTGGAACAGGCCCATTCCCCAGGTTTCTGCTGCAATCCAGCAGGacctccagcccctgctgccccacCTTCCCCTCTGGCAGCAGGGGGGACCCAGCTCCAGGTACCTGGAGTTCCAGGAGCATCCACTGAAGTGGAAATGAGCAGGCAGATGTCACTGGAGGAGAAGAGGCGACAGAGAGGACATGAACAGGTTCCTGCAGcactccagagcagctgtggtcaCCCCgcagtgacagcagctgggacagggagtgACAGaggtgggcagggcaggagagcagagctgggtgggaaAGGCCAGGGGGGAGAAAGGGGGTTCAGAGACCCCCAGAGCACCTCACAGaaagcacctcctgctcctcctgccaccTCTCCTTAGATCAGGAGAGGGACggtgtgggactcagattcaggcaaggaaagaaactgagagtttctagccaggcaaaaagcctgggaaagaatgtaaataattctttatctctcttgtttttcacattgtttatagttaagttctatcactggGCATCAAccactctgcaccaatgctgtggtttgttttcacttcagaaccaatggatttggtccttgtgaagctctgtataaaagagcggtgtattttgaataaatctgagttttactctcacagccttctgagtcaagAGTCccttcattcccgtcctgccccGGCAGTGACAGGATGGCAGCCCTGAAACCCCGGGGTGGCTCTTCCCTCGCTGACTGAGGACACCAGCAGAGGCAAGGAGCACTTTTGGGGCCGTGCTGGTGGCTTGAgccgggagcagggcagggcagggggattttccagcagccctgcaggatgGAGTCCAGGctcccctggagctgctccctgtggcacacccacagctcccctgggacccctctCACCAGGACACAGACACCTCTTCTCAGCTGAGaattgtggcaagcacattcTCTCTcgcaggatttttcatagaggagcacagagagaaagagaaaacagtttatatttctgctccttgttttcccatgtggaatgtgtttggagaattgtttccctggggtgagtgcttggttggattctggtgaggattgtttgagcctgatggacaatccaacccacctggggctggactcttgagagggtcacaagttgtgagttagatatgATAGgtagaaaaagtaggtttgtagttttagtatctcctttatATAGtctattaatgtattatagcataggtataataaagaaatcattcagcctccTGAACTGGATCAGACACCATCATTTCCAGTAGAGGATCACTGCCACCAGCAGTGGACACCAGGACTCTCAGGGCTTTCCATGCCAAGCtgtttcctgctgtgctgcctttcGGCTCTGTGGCTGTCCCTGACCCCCTGTGTGAGCAGGACTCCAGCCTGACCTCTGCCAGCTCGGTCCACGCTGCTCCAAcgtgccctgcctgcagctcctgagccCTCCCAAGGCAGATCTGCCCTTCCCGTGCCCTCCCTGAGCTGTGGGACCAAGCACGgggcccctccctgcccctgaGCTTCCACCAgtgggctggcagctccaaagGGGATTCCATCCCCAGCACCATGGGATTCTGCCCTTGAAATGAAGGCAGAGGCTCCACTTCAATGACCCCTTGATGCTTCAGTGTtgagcttttatatttttcagattttgtgcttcagtgtgtgggtctgggcttcacatgaggggatgctgagctctcttcacagagcagggagacaaaacaattccttctctaggtGGGACCAAGGataaatgatccaaatctcagcccaggagcacaaacaccatgggctgaggagagaaaaacaagcagggtgggactgcctgggctaaagctggaatgggacaatgaattccaaggtgcaaatggagcagaactgatcaaagtgagagaccccaTGGCATgtcgtgcattttgggaccattttggttcatttgggtgcagccctggctgggctctggtgctgcccaaggtggatccattgaggagatcctttaataaatccctgctttattctttagctctgtctaaTCTCTGTTCTAGGGCAGCCCTCACAAGGCATTACCCTGACCCAAAGCTCAGCTGGTTTTTGCTCTCCCCAGCACCAAGGAGCACCAGGGGGAGCAGGACCATCCCTCCCCAAAAAGTCCCCACGGGACC harbors:
- the TESC gene encoding calcineurin B homologous protein 3 isoform X1, which encodes MGSAHSVPAEMRELADRTGFTSEQIEHLHRRFKQLSQDQLTIRKENFDSIPDLEFNPIRGKIVHAFFDKRNLRQESDGLADEINFEDFLTIMSYFRPIEMNMDEEQLERFRKEKLKFLFHMYDSDHDGKITLQEYRNVVEELLSGNPHLEKESARSIADGAMMEAASICVGQMVGACVSESGPDQVYEGITFEDFLKMWQGIDIETKMHVRFLNVDTIAHCY
- the TESC gene encoding calcineurin B homologous protein 3 isoform X2, with amino-acid sequence MGSAHSVPAEMRELADRTGFTSEQIEHLHRRFKQLSQDQLTIRKENFDSIPDLEFNPIRGKIVHAFFDKRNLRQESDGLADEINFEDFLTIMSYFRPIEMNMDEEQLERFRKEKLKFLFHMYDSDHDGKITLQEYRNVVEELLSGNPHLEKESARSIADGAMMEAASICVGQMGPDQVYEGITFEDFLKMWQGIDIETKMHVRFLNVDTIAHCY
- the TESC gene encoding calcineurin B homologous protein 3 isoform X4, producing the protein MGSAHSVPAEMRELADRTGFTSEQIEHLHRRFKQLSQDQLTIRKENFDSIPDLEFNPIRGKIVHAFFDKRNLRQESDGLADEINFEDFLTIMSYFRPIEMNMDEEQLERFRKEKLKFLFHMYDSDHDGKITLQEYRNGPDQVYEGITFEDFLKMWQGIDIETKMHVRFLNVDTIAHCY
- the TESC gene encoding calcineurin B homologous protein 3 isoform X3 → MGSAHSVPAEMRELADRTGFTSEQIEHLHRRFKQLSQDQLTIRKENFDSIPDLEFNPIRGKIVHAFFDKRPIEMNMDEEQLERFRKEKLKFLFHMYDSDHDGKITLQEYRNVVEELLSGNPHLEKESARSIADGAMMEAASICVGQMVGACVSESGPDQVYEGITFEDFLKMWQGIDIETKMHVRFLNVDTIAHCY